The region AAATCTTCCTCAGGAATGAGCCTGGCATTATCGATAAAATCTATACCACTTTGCCAGTTCCCGTGCATTTTTCCTCCTGTACCCTGAATATTATTTTGCCGTCCGGCAAAATTCCACATAAAATATCGGCCATACATGTAACCGAGCTGATATTTAAAGAAAAACCGCAGGTTATCTGCGAATGTTGGTACAGTAATGGTTTTCATTTTTCCATCACGGCCCTGAACGCGGACCTTTCGACCATCAATATCAATCCATTTTTCGTACAACCTCGCATGTCCGGGATCGAGGCTGGCCATTCGCGGGAAAAATGTCTTGGTTTTTTCATTAAACTTATATTCGGGAATCAACAGGTCTTTCATGTATTTATCCTGATAAAGCTTGTAAGTATATCGTTCTTCTGCATCTATTAACGGCGAGTTGTAGTTATTACCATAAAAAAGTGGCCTTTTGGGATATTGCTCACGGTTAAGATAATCAACAAGTCCGTAAATATTCTCCACATTATTAATATCGATATAGGGTTGTTGATTTGAACGAATAATGAGCATGGTAAAACTACTGTAACCTGCGAGCCATAACGCAAAAGCCAGTGCAATAAAATGCATGGTAATTTTACCTTTCTTGCGGTAATGATGTATGGCATACAAAACGCCACCGGTCAGGAGAAAAATAAAAAACAGTGCTCCACTATAAACCGGCAAACCAAAGGTATTTAAAAAAAGCCTGTCTGTATGGGCTGTAAAAGCTACCACTCCGGGAATAAAACCAAAAATTATGATCACCATCAATAAAACTGAAAGCGCAAGTGTAATGATTATTCCTTTTGTTGATCTTTCAAACTTTTTGAAATAATAAACCAAAGCTACTGCCGGTAATGCTAATAGGTTAAGCAGGTGCACTCCAACTGAGAGGCCCAGCAGGAAGAAGATAAGTAATAACCAGCGATCGGCATATTGAGAATTATCCTGTTCCCAGCGAATAATACTCCAAAACACGACAGCAGTAAATAAAGATGATGTGGCATAAACCTCGCCTTCCACAGCAGAAAACCAAAATGTATCAGTAAATGCAAAACTCATGGCGCCAAGAAACGCGGCCATAGTGAGCACTTGCTGCAAAAATGAAGCAGAAAAATTATGATTTGTTTGCTGTAAAAGTTTTTGTCCAAACCAATAGATGGTGTGAAAAAGAAAAAATATGGTAAAAGCGCTGGCTGTGGCAGATAACAAGTTAATCATAAATGCAGCCTGTGACGGGTCGAGGGCAAATAGACTAAAGAAACGGCCCAATAACATAAACACTGGTGCGCCCGGTGCGTGTCCCACTTCCAGCCCATAAGCACAGGCAATAAATTCACTACAATCCCACATACTTGTGGTGGGCTCCAATGTAAGCAAATAAACAATAAAAGATATAATCAGTACAAATAATCCACCTATTTTACGCGTCATAATCGAGTGTTTGAAGATTTAGTGCAAATTTATAACGATCGTTGGAAGTTTAAGTATAATTCATCGCTATTTTAATTTGATTTTAACTTTTAATGAATTAAAGCTTAACTATATGATCTGCATTTTCAATTAATAAAGGGTTACTATCGGCAGCAATAATGGTGTGTCCCTTGTGAATTAACACCTCAAAAAATGAAATTAATTTTATGACATTTTCCGGATCCAGACCTTCTGAGGCGCTATCAAACAAAATCACAGCATGTTCATTACCAATGGAAACTAGCTTCTCAATAATTCCAATACGCTGTTGCTCGCCGCCTGACAACTTGTTGTAATTGCGGTCCGGCGAAAGGTAATCGAGGTTAATGGATTTAGCCAGGTCAATAAAAGCGCGGCTTTTGGCTGACCAAATATTTTCCTTATCAAGTTCTGAAAGAGTTAGAGACAACCATTGTGCAATATTTTTACCTTTCACGGTAAAATTCAAAATTTCAGGTTTGTAACGCTGTCCTTCACATTCGGGACACTTCTCTTCCACGTCGGGCAAAAAATCAAGGGAAGTTTTAATAATGCCTCCGCCTTTACAAACAGGACACTGAAATTTCTTTGCGTTATATCCAAAATCTGCTGCTTTAAGCCCGGCCTGTTTTGCAGCTGCAGTATGTGAAAATACCTTTTTCAGATCGTTTAAAATACTAGACCTTGTGGCAATTGAACTGCGCCCTGTTGCACTGCTATTAAAATCACCGGAAAAAACCACGGTACTGTTTCTCATTGCGGACAATACTTTATAAAGATGCTGTATCAATTTTGTTTTGCCTGACCCCATTGGTCCTGCAATACAATTCAAAGCGTTGTAATAAAAGGAGTGCTCCAACCCCTCAATTTCCTGCAGTTTGTTTTTTGTCTTTGGAGTCCTGATTTTTTTGCCCGAAACATCAATTTTTTCATCAATTATAACTTGTAGGTTCTGTCCGGTGGAGCTATCAGACACAACCTCACCTCCTGACCTTCCGCTGCCGGGCCCAATTTCTATAACACGATCAGCCACCCTTAACATCTCCGGATGATGGTCGCTGAATACAATTGTATTTCCACGCATCCTTGCCAATTCAAAAGCTCTAATGAGGTGATTCCTGCCTTTATTATCCAATCCATAAGAGGGTTCATCCAGGATAATACACATCCCACTAAGGCTTGATGATAGCAAGCTACTCAAACGAATCCATTTATGCTCTCCACCAGACAACATTGCAGCCGGGCGACCCAGAGGCAGTTTACCAAGGCCTGCATCAACTAAAAAGTGTATTTTTTCTTTTATCTGCTTCAGAAGCGGCTCTGAAATTTCTCTAAAGCCGGGATTTTCTAACCTATGAATTAGTTCAATAAGAGTAAGCTCCATAACCTGTCCCATATGAAGGCCATCAAATGTATACTTAAGCATTGAATCATTTAAACGATATCCGCTACATTGTATACATGGTTCATCAATTAATAATTCCATAGCCAGTTTGCCCCTTTTTGAGGGGAAATGTTTACGATACTCTGATTCAATCAGTCGGCACAAACCTTCCCATCGGTCGGTAAACTCATATACTCCTTTATTATTTTTCCTTTCAAAGGGCCATTTTACATGATACTGCATATCATTAGTACCAAACAATATCTTTTGCTTTTCAGATTTGCTAAACACATTCCATGGTCGTGCTAAATCTATTGAAGCCGACGAAGCCATAGCTTCCAGTATCCACCGGAATTTGTTATGTGTTGAAGTAAAATATGTAACTGTTTTGTGATCCGATAAAGCACCATTGAGCAAAGGTTTGTCCGGATTTGTGATAATATCTTCAGGTTGACACACTTTTCTAAAACCCGAACCTTCGCATACACTGCACACCGAATACTCATTAGACGTAGAAAAATCTGCAGCGCTAGCTTGTTTGCCATCAGGGTGTTTTGCAAAGCGGGCAAACAAGAGCCGCAATAAATCATACAAACCACTAACCGAGGCGACGGTGGCTTTAATATCTGGCTTATGAAATTCATTATTAACCGCTACAGTGGGCGTCATACTATTTACTTTTCCAATATTGGCTGACGCTCCAAACTTCATCTGCAAACGCCTGAAACCAGCAAGGTTTTCTGTAAAAATTCGCTGCCCTTCCGAAAGTAGTGTATCTATTATAAGCGAAGTTTTGCCACTTCCCGACGGGCCGGTAACAGCTAAAATTTGGTTGAAAGGAACTTTAAGATCAATATTTTTCAGATTATTTGTAGCGATATCTTTTATATCAATAATCTGTATCTCACTGGGTTGAGCCGGCTTTTTGAAAGTCTGTTTTATGTTTTTCAAGAATTGCTGAGTGGGAGAATTATTTCCTGACAAGAAGGTTTTTGTATAACCATTAAATAAACACGTCCCTCCCGCTTCGCCACCTTCCGGACCCAGGTCTACAATCCAGTCGGCCTGGTGTATTACCTGCATATCATGCTCTACAACTACAAGCGTATGTCCGTTGTGCAAAAATTGTTTTAACGTATCCATTAAGCGATCAATATCAGATGCATGCAGGCCTGTTGTGGGCTCGTCAAGGACATACAGTTGTTCAGACTTTACCGGACTCTGAAGATATTTGGCCAGCTTGATGCGTTGCGCCTCACCACCCGACAAAGTAGTAGATGGTTGCCCCAATTGTAAATATCCGAGTCCTAAATCAATCAATACCTGGAGAAATCTCTTTATTCGTGTTTCTGTATTAAAAAATTCATAAGCTTCCTGAACATCCATTTGCAAAATTTCATGAATGCCTGAACCCTTATATTTAACCTTCAGTATATGGTCACTATATCGCGCACCTTTACAAACAGGGCAGGGTTGTACCAAATCTTCAAAAATGTGCATGCCGGTGACATAACTACCTGATCCATTACAAGCCTTGCACTGCCCCTCTTTATTGTTAAAAGAAAAATCACGGGCTTTTAATCCGCCAGCCTTAGCGGTGTTGGTGGCAGCAAATAATTTTCGAAGCTCATCAAACAGTCCCGTATAGGTAGCCGGATTACTCCTTGAGGTTCTGCCAATGGGCTTTTGATCGACGAAAATTACATTTTTAAAATGCCGGGATTTTAAAAGTCCGTGATAAACCAACGTACTTTTACCAGCCCCAGATACGCCTGTGATTACATTTAAGCCATTGCGGGCAAATACAAACTTCTGGCTAACAATATTATTTGCCCGTTCAATGTTAATTTCAAAAGTGGATACTCTGCCGCCTTTTTGAGCATTTACAGATATTTGGTGTGTCTTTATTAAACTTTTTGCCGTAGGGCTATCCTTAATCTTTTCCTGAATAAGTATTTCTGGAGCACCTGAAAAAACCACATTTCCACCATACTTCCCTGCCCCGGGGCCAAGCTCTATTAAATGTTGCGCAGCCCTTATTATGGTCTCATTATGCTCAACAACCACTACAGTATTGCCATGAGCTACAAGGCTGTATATGTTTTCTATAATCATGTGCACATCGCGTGGATGAAGTCCAATTGACGGCTCATCAAAAAGGTATAACACACCGGTAAGCCCGTTATAATTAAGCTGAGCAAGTCGCATGCGCCGTAATTCTCCCTGCGAAAGCGTTTCACTTAAACGGTTGGGTGAAATATGACCAAGGCTCAGGGCAATCAATTGCTCAAGTCGATCGGCAAGCAGTTTTACCAAATCTTGTTCGCCCTGTGAGTTACACCTTATGTGCTTTATAACACGAAAAAGTTCTGCAAACGGGCGCGATTCATAGTCAAACAATGATTCATTGTGCCAGCTCACCTGTCGGGCGGTTTCATTCAAACGCGCGCCGCCACAAGCAGGGCACTTACGTGCTGAAACAA is a window of Salinivirga cyanobacteriivorans DNA encoding:
- a CDS encoding excinuclease ABC subunit UvrA, with amino-acid sequence MDDIKIIGAAEYNLKNINLQIPKGKFTVITGVSGSGKSSLVKDVLQREGQRMYLETFSAYSRSKLGKVRPSHVKDVNGLLPVLSVGQTYVQANRRSTAGTFSDILPFLRQLFARYNDQNLALTRSQFSFNTEQGWCSKCKGLGIEEFIDADKLIDDSTKTLRDGALKITLPNGYTIYSQVTIDELNKVCNAHGFDVDTPWSKLTAEQQGVVLNGSQKVKVLYGKHSLESRMKWSGMTAKPRDEGFYKGILPVMEEILHRDRNDNILKFVSARKCPACGGARLNETARQVSWHNESLFDYESRPFAELFRVIKHIRCNSQGEQDLVKLLADRLEQLIALSLGHISPNRLSETLSQGELRRMRLAQLNYNGLTGVLYLFDEPSIGLHPRDVHMIIENIYSLVAHGNTVVVVEHNETIIRAAQHLIELGPGAGKYGGNVVFSGAPEILIQEKIKDSPTAKSLIKTHQISVNAQKGGRVSTFEINIERANNIVSQKFVFARNGLNVITGVSGAGKSTLVYHGLLKSRHFKNVIFVDQKPIGRTSRSNPATYTGLFDELRKLFAATNTAKAGGLKARDFSFNNKEGQCKACNGSGSYVTGMHIFEDLVQPCPVCKGARYSDHILKVKYKGSGIHEILQMDVQEAYEFFNTETRIKRFLQVLIDLGLGYLQLGQPSTTLSGGEAQRIKLAKYLQSPVKSEQLYVLDEPTTGLHASDIDRLMDTLKQFLHNGHTLVVVEHDMQVIHQADWIVDLGPEGGEAGGTCLFNGYTKTFLSGNNSPTQQFLKNIKQTFKKPAQPSEIQIIDIKDIATNNLKNIDLKVPFNQILAVTGPSGSGKTSLIIDTLLSEGQRIFTENLAGFRRLQMKFGASANIGKVNSMTPTVAVNNEFHKPDIKATVASVSGLYDLLRLLFARFAKHPDGKQASAADFSTSNEYSVCSVCEGSGFRKVCQPEDIITNPDKPLLNGALSDHKTVTYFTSTHNKFRWILEAMASSASIDLARPWNVFSKSEKQKILFGTNDMQYHVKWPFERKNNKGVYEFTDRWEGLCRLIESEYRKHFPSKRGKLAMELLIDEPCIQCSGYRLNDSMLKYTFDGLHMGQVMELTLIELIHRLENPGFREISEPLLKQIKEKIHFLVDAGLGKLPLGRPAAMLSGGEHKWIRLSSLLSSSLSGMCIILDEPSYGLDNKGRNHLIRAFELARMRGNTIVFSDHHPEMLRVADRVIEIGPGSGRSGGEVVSDSSTGQNLQVIIDEKIDVSGKKIRTPKTKNKLQEIEGLEHSFYYNALNCIAGPMGSGKTKLIQHLYKVLSAMRNSTVVFSGDFNSSATGRSSIATRSSILNDLKKVFSHTAAAKQAGLKAADFGYNAKKFQCPVCKGGGIIKTSLDFLPDVEEKCPECEGQRYKPEILNFTVKGKNIAQWLSLTLSELDKENIWSAKSRAFIDLAKSINLDYLSPDRNYNKLSGGEQQRIGIIEKLVSIGNEHAVILFDSASEGLDPENVIKLISFFEVLIHKGHTIIAADSNPLLIENADHIVKL